Below is a window of Arabidopsis thaliana chromosome 2, partial sequence DNA.
cttaaatattaaaaaatatatattctttttaaaaaaaaattacattgacTTTTAGAGTATTTATCTATCATCATTATAATGcacaaacatttaaaacatcGTTTTGTACACTAACCATTATTCGTTGGTGTACAAGTGTGTACACCGATATTTCATAAATCATCACCGACTTCTCTTATACTTATTAATATaagtaatattgtttttaatattttacaaacatAATGATTGtataaaccaaatattattattcaatATAATGGTGTACATGATGGTGTACATAATTAAGTTACTCTTAATGGTGTacaaaatgattgaaattATTATGACGATTGGTGGATAGAATGatatatacaacttttaaATGATAACATACAAGATTGGTAGACAAAGTGTACAAAACTTGGTGTACACTTATAGAGAATGTATAAATCATTATTTCAATTAGTGGTGTACATCATCTCGTACACCAATGTTAGTACACTGTCTCATAGATTTTTAAAGGTGTAAGATTATATACACCATATTTTCATCATCTATGTACATCATTTTGTATACTGTTATATTCAGTGTATCATTTTCTACATcagtaattatatattaatttttacgTTATTGTTGTATACTACCATTAGTACACCAATTTTAACAATATCACGTACACCGTCGACtgagattaaataaaaaatgctacatatttttgaaatatagcAAAATTAGACTTTTTAGATTCACATAAAATTTTTAAGAACTAATATGATTATGTGGTAAATTTTTATGAagaaatatcatcaaataaagtaaaaataaaaagtaagatttgatttgagttttatctttatcttactacataacaaaataacaaaaggttATATAAGTCATTtactaaaatctctattagGCAAAAAGTTGTATtagagaggaaagagaaaagtgtCTATTTCtcatatgtttaaaaaaactacctattttgcaaattatttgTAGAAAAAGTGTCTACTTTCCAACTTATCTCTATTATAAAAGCCCCGATCAAAGTGCagatatcaacaaaaataaaattgtggAATGggtgtatatatttttgttgcaATATCTTTTATGTAATGCATTTGCAACATCTTTTACCTATACTTCTCGTGTTTGTGTGTTTACTCTCTTTTATGTCAAGAAGTGAATGTGTCAATCTCGTAACATAAGTCTCTATTTATAATTCATCGACATCTTATTATATAGCTTTTTCTCAAGTTCAAAATTGCAAAAGAGAGGAgcatgagaaaaaaatgtcGCGTTAACGACACCAATGTCGAgaagttttcaaaatctcaatGATGACTCTGCAATGGAACAGTTTGCTACACGCCTCTCAACAAAATAGGGTAATTTGGCATCGCAAAACTGAAACACTCTATCTTTACGAAactacattttttctttcacttaaATATTTGTGAGGCCCAAATTCTCTATAGTATTCCCTTTTGGTTGTTATGttcttaaagaagaagataatatatCGTGTATATTAGGGTGATAGCatgataatttaaaaataaattttcaccAAAGAgataaactctgttttgtcAAATTTCAAGTCTAATTCCTCCTCGTGACTTGGAAGTCTTTTAAGTACACAAAGGAAAGCAAAGGGGAACGATAACTAATCCTAGAAACAAGGAACACAATTAACAAAGTGGGAATATGGAGACGTGGAGCTTGATCTCCTAAATCTAAGGAACGCACTTAtcaattcttcttttctctttgacCATGGTTCAATCATGGTTAAGCACTTATCATAGGGATTATAGCTTATAGGTTTGTTCCTCATATGTATGTACCGCTAAATCGTTCAACTCGTGTCATACCcaagaaacaaatcattaCAACTTGAAAGAAACCTAGTAGGCCATAGAAGGCCCATAATACATATCTTACGTAGACGAATTATCATCTACTACATTCAAGAGCACAGGGCATAAAAAATGAACCCCCACTATCACTGTCACCGACACCtatctctctcactcacttTCTCAGCTCCTCTCTCTTTGGTTCGTTACTTCGTTACATATGCAAACTATTCACGTGCAGCACGTGATAAAGAAAGCTAGTGGCACCTAGACTAACCTTTAAGACTTGAGCTCCGTTCTTGAGCCACGAGCCTCGTCGGAGACATCGGATCCAACAGTATATTCTTGAAGAAGGTTCTTGGGTTCTTATCTGCACGCGTTTCCATGCCCTCAATAATAATACTCAAAACTTATACGTTACTTTAGTTAGAGGTCTCCGTAGCACTTCCTTGATAAAAGGCCATTTTGATATCACCTTGTTCATAAGTTATGAATCATAACTTTAACacacataaaatatttaattttgatatacttttttattatataaggtGTTTGTCGTCGATTGCACCGtgagtaattaaaaaatatatagtatactagagaaaaagaagaaaaaaagtatacTAAAGAAGGGTAACGGTTAACAGAAGCGAACTACTAGCCTCACGAACATCTATCGGTCCCGAAATTTTTATAGTTGTTCGAGAAAGCGCTAGCCGCTAAATAGGTAATGACTCTCCGTTTAGTGTCTAAAACGTTTAGTCAAAATTTAGGCGATTTTAAGCGGTTTTAGAATAAAACAatacataattatattttactacacaaaatgatgaaaatttgttgtaaaaaactaaaaattatcaaagttttgaaactacatttaaatttaacattttaaactaaagtaaaataaaataataaaaatataggtatctttaaacacaattttaaatatattttttaaaaaattttaaaatattaaatatatttagatgCGCCTACCCCGCCTAAATCCACCAAATGAACATCTGATCCGCTTAATATCCGTATAATCCATCAAATTTACTTGACAAAACCGATTTCAAAAAGGTCGAAACGGTACAAAGGCGCCTATTACCTACGGGACGCCTAAACGGCCGTCTAACCCGCTTTCTTTAATACTGAGTAAtactataaacaaaaatctcttctaattttttctttgcaaAAGACCTATTTGTGTGGCAGTTTTCCAATTTGTTTATTGATATTTATTCTTTACTTTTTGGCTCTTTAACTCAACTTCATAGTAGTTTTTAGGTCGTTTGTATAACAATGCTTCAAATTGTGTTCcaataataatagtatatatatggatCCACCACCAACGAGTGGCATTCAATTTTGTTCATATCACCGGAAAACATAAATGGAACTCAACTCTACTCAGACATCGTATTTATAAATCGAAACATGATTAGTTGTCACTAGTAACTGTGTATGGGACGaaccaaataaatatgttttttagtGTTTCTAGAAATTAAAGTTAAACAAAATTGGAAGTGCTAAATGTATGTGATAGAGCTGGAAAAGGGGAAGCCACATTGCGAGATAAGTCCCGCTTTCCCAGGGACTTCTGTCACCACCGACACATTTTTAgaccattttaaaacaaattattccAATATAAAAGTAAGAATTTTGTccccaaaaaaatgtaattacaTAGCCaaaacaaatgttattttGTACTGCCAAAAATCTCAGGAATGAAAGTAGATAGTAAATATTAGGCATggtattaaaaacaaaatcgttttcttgaaccaaaccaaaccgagaTTTgaaggttttgggtttagaatTGGTTAATAGGAAAGGTAAAAAAGGAAGTTGAGAGGTTCCACATAATATCCGAACCCAAGCACCCGATCCGAATCCGATCCGAAAAACCTGATCGGAATTCGAAcctgaaattttaaaatatacaaacgGATTCTATACTTCAAAACACGAAAACCAGAACCCGAATCCGATCCAAACCGATATCCGAACatatcaataaaatatttttagatatttaatacattttttaaataaatttgggTAAAAAGTGTTCAACGTTTTAAATATCTTGTGTATTTTCGAGTAGTCTGGATCGATTTGGgtataatatttgattattgagAACTTCGTATAATCCAAACCCAATCCGAACCCGAAATCAAGAATTACTCGAACGGGTTCTATACctctaaatctaaaaatttaaaatatccgATCCGAAACCGGAATGCCAACCCTTAGTTGAAACTAACATTTAATGGTAATTAAACTAGGGAggtaatattttcaaaaatttacaaatccAGACATATATAAATCCAAAAGTTGGTCTACTACATTCTCAATTACTTACCCAATTTAATACGGCCATAAATTTCATCACAAGTTTTTTGATGCTTTTTTCATCAATAGagtaacatttgtttttttttggaatttagtTACATATTAACTTTCAAGTGTAACCGTTCTCctaaattcaaaaaccaaatgaaGTAAaagactaaacaaaaacaaaaaaaaagaagacctCAAAAGCtaaatttaattacaaaagagccaccaaaagtaaaaaaccaaacccacTTTTCACTCATCATCAACAccaactttttcttcatcgCCACCACTCACCGCCGTAAAACTCTCCGACAATCTCGTCGAATTCCGACAAAACCCATCACCataactctctctttcctccgccgccgccacAACAAAATGCCCTAAATCTCCGACCACTTCAATCAAATTCTCTTCACATAGAAACTCCTCACTGTACACTCTCTCAATCTTTCTCCCAAACTCATGTACAAGAACATcagtcttcttcgtcttcgtccCAAAATCTTTACTTTTTGCTAAAACCGCAGAAGTAAAGATCGGAGCCATCCTTCCCGGAGAATCAGAAGCATACCCACGAGGCCCATCAATCAAAATCACATCCCAATCAAtctcataaacaaaattaggcAAATCGTTAATACCCAATTTACAATCAGAGAACAAAAGATTCTGAACGGGTCTACACTCGGGTCGGGTCTTGTAATAACCAAGAAGCTTCTTAGCTTGAGAGACTTTAGTTGAGTAAACAACCTCGTAAGCTTCAACTCCAGGGTTACTCTGTTCGAATTTAGAAACAGAGTAAGGACTCTCATCAACGAAAACAGTACGGCCTTGGAAGTTGATAGATCTCCAGAGAAGAGATTCGTGAGTTAGTCCAAAGATTAAGAGGTTACAAGCTGGGCCATGAGAGTGAATGATGTTGGAGATGGTGGAGAGTTCAAGAAAGGACATAGATGTGTTTGGTGGTGATGAGGAAGTGTAGTGGAGAAGTGCGGCGAGGACTGGTGGTGgaagagaggaggaggagggagatgaggagagagagtgagaggaTGTGGTGGAGTGGAttgaggaggagaagagagagaaagagaagaggagagtgaagaaagagaggaagaagatgaataagAAACGGTGGTGATTCGCGGCGGCGACGGCGGAGGGTGATTTTGAAGTTAGTGGAGAGTGGTGGTGGAAGAGAATCAGATTAGTGTTTGTGTTGctcttcattttattttttgtccgacaaaacaaaaatagaaataatgaAAGACGAAATGTGTGTTTTGTCTCTTTAAGAAGGTTTttttatagacaaaaaaaaaaaagaaggtttttTTATAAACCGGTGATGGTTTAGAGAAATAGATGTGTTGCTTTTGTacatttttgggtttattcCGGTTCTGGAGCAAGAGCAAGAACCGGTGGGTTTGAAAACTTTGAAACGGATGTTAATTATGTCAGCTTACATAGTAACGGTTAGTGTTAGAGCATCTCTATCTCCATCATCAGTTTAAGAAATTCATGTGAATATCttaataataacacaataatattaataaaattatatactaaactaaattaaaatttgttaaaactttaaattaaatcttaatttttttaatatattgtgGATTCttaaacacaaaccaaaaaaaaaaaagatatgagaaacaaaatccaatctagatgaatcaaacataaagtaatacaaattaattaattacttaattttataaaactattattttattacaaGGTTGAAAATTCCGCACTATTTTCTgagtattttttaaaaataattaatataaatatgaatttcATATCTTTATCTTATCTTAGATTTtagtagttttattttttttgtgattagattttatatttttaagtataGTTTCTTTTTGCAAACATTAATATCTAATGAGAAAAGTGATGTCGAAAAAGTAGAATTATACTCTATTTTTCAATTGGTaacttctttttaattttagttctTATTATAGGTtatcttttaacttttaattgaTTCCCACATTTAATGGATCTTCACGGTCTATcatattgttgattttatcGGTCCGATTGAAGCCAATCTAGATATTTTAAGCACATTTCTTGCTAAAgctattttcatattttattgtataaagtttat
It encodes the following:
- a CDS encoding polysaccharide biosynthesis protein (DUF579) (Protein of unknown function (DUF579); CONTAINS InterPro DOMAIN/s: Protein of unknown function DUF579 (InterPro:IPR021148), Conserved hypothetical protein CHP01627 (InterPro:IPR006514); BEST Arabidopsis thaliana protein match is: Protein of unknown function (DUF579) (TAIR:AT5G67210.1); Has 253 Blast hits to 252 proteins in 20 species: Archae - 0; Bacteria - 5; Metazoa - 0; Fungi - 0; Plants - 241; Viruses - 0; Other Eukaryotes - 7 (source: NCBI BLink).) produces the protein MKSNTNTNLILFHHHSPLTSKSPSAVAAANHHRFLFIFFLSFFTLLFSFSLFSSSIHSTTSSHSLSSSPSSSSLPPPVLAALLHYTSSSPPNTSMSFLELSTISNIIHSHGPACNLLIFGLTHESLLWRSINFQGRTVFVDESPYSVSKFEQSNPGVEAYEVVYSTKVSQAKKLLGYYKTRPECRPVQNLLFSDCKLGINDLPNFVYEIDWDVILIDGPRGYASDSPGRMAPIFTSAVLAKSKDFGTKTKKTDVLVHEFGRKIERVYSEEFLCEENLIEVVGDLGHFVVAAAEERESYGDGFCRNSTRLSESFTAVSGGDEEKVGVDDE